A genome region from Streptomyces antimycoticus includes the following:
- a CDS encoding CsbD family protein, translating into MNVGKKMAHTAEAVRGSAKKALGRVTGNRRMQAEGHGDKVKGNTKQSGSKIKDAFRH; encoded by the coding sequence ATGAATGTCGGGAAGAAGATGGCCCACACGGCCGAAGCGGTCCGAGGCAGCGCCAAAAAGGCGCTCGGCCGGGTCACCGGTAACCGCCGCATGCAGGCGGAAGGGCACGGCGACAAGGTGAAGGGCAACACCAAGCAGTCCGGTTCAAAGATCAAGGACGCATTCCGGCACTGA
- a CDS encoding TetR/AcrR family transcriptional regulator, giving the protein MGRTSDAKEKILNAAHSLIELRGYSALGVAEICKAADVPKGSFYYFFESKEALALAVLDEHWHAQRGEWARALEGDAEPLARLRRLFEQTQAGLRAGQQSCGTVSGCMFGNLTLELSNQTEPIRARLQQIFDAQVEMVDTVIAEARERGEVTAGDTRDAARSVVAQLEGQVLFAKLYNNTQHLEALWENCLALLSARPTGMAAVRS; this is encoded by the coding sequence ATGGGACGCACCAGTGATGCGAAGGAGAAGATCCTCAACGCCGCGCATTCGCTCATCGAATTGCGGGGCTATTCGGCGCTGGGCGTCGCCGAGATCTGCAAGGCGGCCGACGTTCCCAAGGGCAGCTTCTACTACTTCTTCGAGTCGAAGGAGGCGCTTGCCCTGGCCGTCCTCGACGAGCACTGGCACGCGCAGCGCGGCGAGTGGGCCCGGGCCCTGGAGGGCGACGCGGAGCCGCTCGCGCGGCTGCGCCGGCTGTTCGAGCAGACCCAGGCCGGTCTGCGCGCGGGCCAGCAGAGCTGTGGAACGGTCTCCGGGTGCATGTTCGGCAACCTCACCCTGGAACTGAGCAATCAGACCGAGCCCATCCGCGCACGCCTTCAGCAGATCTTCGACGCGCAGGTGGAGATGGTCGATACGGTCATCGCCGAAGCCCGGGAGCGCGGGGAGGTCACCGCCGGCGACACCCGTGACGCCGCCCGGTCGGTCGTCGCCCAGCTCGAGGGCCAGGTGCTGTTCGCCAAGCTCTACAACAACACCCAGCACCTCGAAGCCCTGTGGGAGAACTGCCTGGCGCTGCTTTCCGCACGCCCGACGGGCATGGCGGCCGTCCGCTCCTGA
- a CDS encoding TetR/AcrR family transcriptional regulator, whose product MLDEREILRRGLDTFAELGYAATTMRELARRLDVSHNFINDRYGSKGNFWRAVVDFALLDARPALDRLLAECRDDDERLRSVIVQLYRLAANASGMNRLIQDESTRDSSRLDYLHQRFIKPFWDSIEPTIDSLMATGRIPRVPTHILYFAVTGPALALAQDPIADRLNPAAAPTTEQDRNSMADALSGLVLHGLLPPSHGETSNA is encoded by the coding sequence CTGCTGGACGAGAGGGAGATCCTCCGACGGGGTCTCGACACCTTCGCCGAGCTCGGTTATGCCGCGACCACCATGAGGGAGCTGGCCCGGCGGCTCGACGTCAGCCACAACTTCATCAACGACCGTTACGGGTCGAAGGGAAATTTCTGGCGCGCTGTCGTGGACTTCGCGCTGCTGGATGCCCGCCCCGCGCTCGACCGGCTGCTCGCCGAGTGCCGCGACGATGACGAACGTCTGAGAAGCGTCATCGTCCAGCTCTACCGACTGGCCGCGAACGCCTCGGGAATGAACCGCTTGATCCAGGATGAGTCAACTCGCGACTCCAGCCGACTGGACTACCTGCACCAACGGTTCATCAAGCCCTTCTGGGACAGCATCGAGCCGACCATCGACAGCCTCATGGCGACCGGACGCATTCCGCGCGTGCCGACGCACATCCTGTACTTCGCCGTCACCGGCCCCGCGCTGGCCCTGGCACAGGACCCGATCGCCGACCGGCTGAATCCCGCCGCCGCGCCGACGACGGAGCAGGACAGAAACAGCATGGCCGACGCGCTCTCGGGTCTCGTCCTCCACGGCCTGCTCCCGCCCTCGCATGGCGAGACGTCGAACGCCTAG
- a CDS encoding ester cyclase has translation MIFRKAHEALSAPATTSAPTRRRKVIGAMTGFAVAATLTAVAVPASAENQGSHGAASSGQATRHYLSPLQVTSAFYASYNGDLAAGFDRYISKNLVLHGFNGPENREDWLKGDLNIKAGLTGFTMTVLDQIVEGDKVVTRWSLGGVHTGTIFGIPASGREVRLSGISIDRVIHGQSVEHWSEGNFGRFLDELRGETPPETAAPGAK, from the coding sequence GTGATCTTCAGGAAGGCCCATGAGGCCCTTTCCGCCCCTGCCACCACCTCCGCGCCCACACGACGCAGGAAGGTGATCGGCGCCATGACCGGCTTCGCCGTCGCCGCCACCCTCACCGCCGTGGCCGTGCCGGCCTCGGCGGAGAACCAGGGATCGCACGGCGCCGCCTCGTCCGGCCAGGCGACCCGCCACTACCTGTCGCCGTTGCAGGTCACCTCGGCGTTCTACGCCAGCTACAACGGGGACCTGGCCGCCGGCTTCGATCGCTACATCTCGAAGAACCTGGTGCTCCACGGATTCAACGGCCCCGAAAACCGCGAGGACTGGCTCAAGGGCGACCTCAACATCAAGGCGGGACTCACCGGCTTCACGATGACCGTCCTGGACCAGATCGTGGAAGGCGACAAGGTCGTCACACGCTGGAGCCTGGGAGGCGTCCACACCGGGACGATCTTCGGCATCCCCGCCTCCGGCCGCGAGGTCCGGCTCAGCGGCATCTCCATCGACCGCGTGATACACGGCCAGTCCGTCGAACACTGGTCGGAAGGGAACTTCGGCAGGTTCCTGGACGAGCTCCGCGGTGAGACACCTCCCGAGACCGCCGCCCCCGGCGCCAAGTAG
- a CDS encoding SDR family NAD(P)-dependent oxidoreductase, with the protein MATLDEKVVLITGTGAGMGRVAALTFAREGAKVLGCDIRADANEETVALVRRAGGEMTGVAPIDLTDPEQAQRVVEDAVTAYGGLDVVYNNAASLRFGPMPDFPVEHWQATIAGELDIPFFVSKFAWPHLVRRGGGVIINVASMAGMIAGENPPMVGHTAANAGVIGMTRQLALEGAPHGIRAVAISPGPVLTPASDRDLGDNQAARDAITSKTLLKRFAQPEEIVELAAFLASDRASYITGANYAVDGGASAW; encoded by the coding sequence ATGGCAACTCTTGACGAGAAGGTCGTACTGATCACCGGCACCGGCGCAGGCATGGGTCGCGTCGCGGCGCTGACGTTCGCGAGAGAAGGCGCAAAGGTCCTCGGATGCGATATCCGGGCTGATGCCAACGAGGAGACAGTCGCACTCGTACGCCGCGCCGGCGGCGAGATGACCGGCGTCGCGCCGATCGACCTCACCGACCCGGAACAGGCACAGCGGGTCGTCGAGGACGCCGTGACCGCCTATGGCGGGCTCGACGTCGTCTACAACAACGCGGCCTCGCTTCGCTTCGGACCGATGCCCGACTTCCCTGTCGAACACTGGCAGGCCACCATTGCCGGTGAACTCGACATCCCCTTCTTCGTATCGAAGTTCGCATGGCCCCACCTGGTCCGGCGCGGTGGCGGCGTCATCATCAACGTCGCGTCCATGGCCGGCATGATCGCTGGCGAGAACCCCCCGATGGTCGGACACACCGCGGCGAACGCCGGCGTCATCGGCATGACCCGACAACTCGCTCTCGAAGGCGCGCCGCACGGAATCCGTGCCGTGGCGATCAGCCCCGGCCCCGTCCTGACCCCAGCCAGTGACCGCGACCTCGGCGACAACCAGGCCGCCCGGGACGCGATCACCAGCAAAACACTCCTCAAGCGCTTCGCCCAGCCCGAGGAAATCGTCGAGCTCGCCGCCTTCCTCGCGTCCGACCGGGCGTCGTATATCACGGGCGCCAACTACGCAGTCGACGGCGGCGCGAGCGCCTGGTAG
- a CDS encoding NAD(P)H-dependent flavin oxidoreductase produces the protein MTGVIRIPTPVTRLLGIDLPVIQAGMSWASSCSALPLTVSEAGGLGVVAAGPMRLDDLARTLDEMAAGTDRPWAVNLPIHRAGADEVIDLLLARRPPVLIASQGGPRRYLERFRAIGTVCLHVVAGVEHARKAADAGVDGLVVVGAEAGGHPPPSMVTTQVLIRAVVSAVPETPVIASGGIADGSGLAAMLALGAGAAQFGTRFLATREATVHPDYQAAVLAAGVDGTRTVGHGLGVIRALENEFTARMRRLEESGAGIDVRRKEFQAATLRDAALYGRVLEGKVEAGQSAGLIDTVLPAAAVVERIVAEYRAALTRLPLPVVAEPPDL, from the coding sequence ATGACCGGCGTGATCCGTATCCCCACCCCCGTCACCCGCCTGCTCGGCATCGACCTTCCGGTCATCCAGGCCGGCATGTCCTGGGCCTCCTCGTGCTCGGCCCTGCCGCTGACGGTCAGCGAGGCAGGTGGCCTCGGGGTCGTCGCCGCGGGGCCCATGCGCCTGGACGACCTGGCCCGTACCCTCGACGAGATGGCCGCGGGCACCGACCGCCCGTGGGCAGTCAACCTTCCGATCCACCGGGCGGGAGCCGACGAGGTCATCGATCTGCTCCTCGCCCGTCGACCGCCCGTACTGATCGCCTCGCAGGGCGGACCGCGCCGCTACCTGGAGCGTTTCCGTGCCATCGGCACCGTCTGCCTGCATGTCGTCGCCGGTGTCGAGCACGCCCGCAAGGCCGCCGACGCGGGCGTCGACGGGCTCGTCGTCGTCGGCGCGGAGGCCGGCGGGCACCCGCCGCCCTCGATGGTCACCACGCAGGTCCTCATCCGGGCCGTGGTCTCGGCCGTCCCCGAAACCCCGGTGATCGCCTCCGGCGGGATCGCGGACGGCTCCGGACTGGCCGCGATGCTCGCCCTGGGCGCGGGGGCCGCCCAGTTCGGCACCCGTTTCCTGGCCACCCGGGAAGCCACCGTGCATCCCGACTACCAGGCCGCCGTTCTCGCCGCCGGTGTCGACGGCACCCGCACCGTCGGACACGGCCTCGGTGTCATCCGCGCCCTGGAGAATGAATTCACCGCGCGCATGCGCCGCCTTGAGGAATCCGGTGCCGGAATCGACGTGCGGCGCAAGGAGTTCCAGGCCGCCACCCTCAGGGACGCCGCCCTGTACGGCCGGGTCCTGGAAGGCAAGGTGGAGGCGGGCCAGTCCGCGGGACTCATCGACACGGTGCTCCCCGCGGCCGCTGTCGTGGAGCGCATCGTCGCCGAGTACCGGGCCGCCCTCACCCGCCTGCCGCTGCCGGTCGTCGCCGAGCCGCCTGACCTGTGA
- a CDS encoding AMP-binding protein, with product MNLRTACPLTAHEALERAALLAPDVEAVVTAEERITYGELAAEVARIRAALTNAGIGRGDRIGLCLGNGPRWVALFVALGSVGAVTIPVNTRYTADEIHHTLAHARVSVLFVADRVLRVDFCAILRELGIGEDSTATCRGLPDLERVVVCGKEVPEWATAWPQFLAGATGEVPATGTPDDILLVQYTSGTTSHPKGVLLTQRSMCADAFFSGARLGLRPGDRFHSARPFFHVAGSTLSVLASIQHAATLVTMARFEPAEALRLLESERCTHFSGNDTIALMLLNHPDRAHRTLHLRGAWVAASPTVIRRVIDELGATECVAGYGLSEASPNVAQSCWWEDDQVRASGAMLVEPGVEVRIRAADDTRDCGPGEPGSILVRGWNVMRGYLDAPEETAAAIDPDGWLATGDVGALDATGRLHFVGRTKDIIRVGGENVAPADVENTLHRHPRVRHAVVVGVPDERLVEVVFAFVVLTEPGTTEDELIAWARTRMAGFKVPRHLRIVEGFEDIGMTASSKVQKNRLAAHARGLLARRDDEVPA from the coding sequence ATGAACCTCAGGACGGCATGCCCCCTGACCGCCCACGAGGCGCTGGAACGGGCCGCGTTGCTCGCCCCCGACGTGGAGGCCGTGGTCACCGCCGAGGAGCGGATCACCTATGGTGAACTGGCCGCCGAGGTCGCCCGGATCCGGGCCGCCCTGACCAACGCCGGCATCGGCCGCGGCGACCGGATCGGCCTCTGCCTCGGCAACGGGCCGCGCTGGGTCGCCCTGTTCGTCGCCCTGGGCTCGGTCGGCGCGGTGACCATCCCCGTCAACACCCGGTACACCGCCGACGAGATACACCACACCCTCGCCCACGCCAGGGTCTCCGTGCTGTTCGTCGCCGACCGCGTCCTGCGCGTCGACTTCTGCGCCATCCTGCGCGAGCTCGGCATCGGCGAGGACTCCACGGCCACCTGCCGCGGCCTGCCCGACCTGGAGAGAGTCGTCGTGTGCGGGAAGGAGGTGCCCGAGTGGGCGACGGCGTGGCCGCAGTTCCTGGCCGGGGCCACCGGCGAAGTCCCCGCGACCGGCACCCCCGACGACATCCTGCTGGTCCAGTACACCTCCGGCACGACATCCCACCCCAAGGGCGTGCTGCTCACCCAGCGCAGCATGTGCGCCGACGCGTTCTTCTCCGGTGCGCGCCTTGGCCTGCGCCCCGGCGACCGCTTCCACAGCGCCCGGCCCTTCTTCCACGTCGCCGGCAGCACCCTGTCCGTACTGGCGTCCATCCAGCACGCCGCGACCCTGGTGACCATGGCGCGCTTCGAACCGGCCGAAGCGCTGCGGCTGTTGGAGAGCGAACGCTGCACACACTTCTCCGGCAACGACACCATCGCGCTGATGCTGCTCAACCACCCCGACCGCGCACACCGCACGCTGCACCTGCGGGGCGCGTGGGTCGCGGCCTCTCCCACCGTCATCCGCCGGGTGATCGACGAGCTGGGTGCCACCGAGTGCGTCGCCGGATACGGCCTGTCCGAAGCCTCGCCCAATGTCGCCCAGTCCTGCTGGTGGGAGGACGACCAGGTCAGGGCGTCCGGTGCGATGCTGGTGGAGCCTGGCGTCGAGGTGCGCATCCGCGCCGCGGACGACACCCGCGACTGCGGTCCCGGCGAGCCGGGCTCGATCCTGGTGCGCGGCTGGAATGTCATGCGGGGCTATCTGGACGCGCCGGAGGAGACCGCCGCCGCCATCGACCCCGACGGCTGGCTGGCCACCGGTGACGTCGGCGCGCTCGACGCCACGGGCCGGCTGCACTTCGTGGGTCGCACCAAGGACATCATCCGGGTCGGCGGCGAGAACGTCGCACCGGCCGACGTGGAGAACACCTTGCACCGGCATCCGCGGGTGCGGCATGCCGTCGTGGTCGGTGTCCCCGACGAGCGGCTGGTCGAGGTGGTCTTCGCGTTCGTCGTCCTCACCGAACCGGGCACCACCGAGGACGAACTGATCGCCTGGGCGCGCACCCGCATGGCCGGGTTCAAGGTCCCCCGCCATCTGCGCATCGTCGAAGGGTTCGAGGACATCGGCATGACCGCCAGCTCCAAGGTGCAGAAGAACCGGCTCGCCGCCCACGCGCGCGGGCTGCTCGCGCGGCGGGACGACGAGGTGCCGGCATGA
- a CDS encoding enoyl-CoA hydratase/isomerase family protein: protein MSGTDEPTPADPRVRCAVADGIARVELARPRARNAVDLPMCRQLRSVFEELDADDSVRVVLLSAQGPAFCAGADLKERAGRDAAWVRRRRIASFAAYDAIERCRRPVVALVHGAVVGSGGEITLAADFAIAAEGTTFRFPEPHWGTVGATQRLQRVIGRRRAKELLFTGRPMPATEALDLGVVCQVVPEERLARTGAEIAGTVAKAPPLAIELTKRAVDLGGETDLDRGIRIEMAAIEQCLTDDGWRDGVDRFTRRGADDATTTDEEKR, encoded by the coding sequence ATGTCCGGGACCGACGAGCCGACTCCCGCGGACCCGCGAGTGCGCTGTGCGGTGGCTGACGGGATCGCCCGTGTCGAGCTGGCCCGGCCCCGGGCCCGTAACGCCGTCGATCTGCCGATGTGCAGGCAGCTGCGGTCGGTCTTCGAGGAGCTCGACGCCGACGACTCCGTCCGCGTGGTGCTGCTGTCCGCGCAGGGTCCCGCGTTCTGCGCCGGGGCGGACCTCAAGGAGCGGGCCGGCCGGGACGCCGCCTGGGTGCGCCGCAGGCGTATCGCCTCGTTCGCCGCCTACGACGCGATCGAACGGTGCCGCCGCCCCGTCGTCGCACTCGTGCACGGCGCGGTCGTGGGATCCGGCGGAGAGATCACCCTGGCCGCGGACTTCGCCATCGCCGCCGAGGGCACCACTTTCCGCTTCCCGGAGCCGCACTGGGGCACGGTGGGCGCCACTCAGCGGCTGCAGCGCGTCATCGGCAGGCGCCGCGCGAAGGAACTCCTGTTCACCGGCCGCCCCATGCCCGCCACCGAGGCCCTCGACCTGGGTGTCGTCTGTCAGGTGGTGCCCGAGGAGCGGCTGGCACGGACCGGCGCGGAGATCGCCGGCACCGTCGCGAAGGCTCCGCCCCTGGCGATCGAGTTGACGAAACGGGCCGTCGACCTGGGTGGCGAGACGGACCTCGATCGCGGCATCAGGATCGAGATGGCGGCGATCGAGCAGTGCCTCACCGACGACGGCTGGCGTGACGGCGTCGACCGGTTCACCCGCCGTGGCGCCGACGACGCGACCACCACCGACGAGGAGAAGCGATGA
- a CDS encoding CaiB/BaiF CoA transferase family protein produces the protein MSAHLTPGPLGGITVLDFSRVLAAPMATQVLAELGATVIKVERPGRGDETRGFEPRLPHGESAYFFAFNRGKRSITLDLKDPRGQDLARRLATGADVVVENFLPGAMERLGLGYDRLAADNPALVYVSATGFGQSGPDRTRKGYDTVFQALSGVMAVTGEPDGPPSKAGIPVADMTSGLWVVIAALTGLAGRAASGHGRHYDVSMMDVQLSLQALNAARLFALDEDPVRTGTQHPGRVPSAAFQTADGGWLHISGSDQHWASLCAALGLDDLAADPGLRHNAGRVAGRDRVMTALRTAIAGRDRDPLLKELRAADIPAGEVRGVREALADPHARARDVVAEFEHPTEGTFRALRTPLRETTGAPPHTDAPPLLGADTDAVLTELAGLDRGEIEDLRASGVI, from the coding sequence GTGAGCGCGCACCTCACGCCCGGCCCGCTCGGCGGCATCACCGTCCTCGACTTCTCGCGGGTCCTGGCCGCCCCGATGGCCACCCAGGTTCTCGCCGAGCTGGGAGCCACCGTCATCAAGGTCGAACGCCCCGGCCGCGGCGACGAGACCCGTGGCTTCGAGCCCCGTCTGCCGCACGGCGAGAGCGCCTACTTCTTCGCGTTCAACCGCGGCAAACGCTCGATCACCCTCGACCTCAAGGACCCCCGCGGCCAGGACCTCGCCCGCCGCCTCGCCACCGGCGCCGACGTCGTCGTCGAGAACTTCCTGCCCGGCGCCATGGAACGGCTGGGACTGGGATACGACCGGCTCGCCGCGGACAACCCGGCCCTGGTGTACGTGTCCGCCACCGGTTTCGGGCAGAGCGGCCCCGACCGCACCCGCAAGGGCTACGACACCGTCTTCCAGGCGCTGTCCGGCGTCATGGCGGTGACCGGGGAACCGGACGGCCCGCCCAGCAAGGCCGGGATCCCGGTGGCGGACATGACCTCTGGGCTGTGGGTCGTCATCGCCGCGCTCACCGGTCTGGCCGGGCGTGCCGCTTCCGGCCACGGCCGCCACTACGACGTCTCCATGATGGACGTCCAGCTCAGTCTGCAGGCCCTCAACGCGGCCCGGCTGTTCGCCCTGGACGAGGACCCGGTGCGCACCGGCACCCAGCACCCCGGCCGGGTCCCGTCCGCCGCGTTCCAGACGGCCGACGGCGGCTGGCTGCACATCAGCGGCAGCGACCAGCACTGGGCATCGCTGTGCGCCGCCCTCGGTCTTGACGACCTCGCCGCCGATCCCGGTCTGCGGCACAACGCGGGGCGCGTCGCCGGGCGCGACCGCGTGATGACCGCCCTGCGGACGGCGATCGCCGGACGGGACCGCGATCCGCTGCTCAAGGAGTTGCGCGCCGCCGACATCCCGGCCGGCGAGGTGCGCGGCGTCCGCGAGGCCCTGGCCGACCCGCACGCGCGGGCGCGGGACGTCGTCGCGGAGTTCGAGCATCCCACCGAGGGCACCTTCCGTGCCCTGCGCACCCCGCTGCGGGAGACCACCGGCGCGCCGCCGCACACCGACGCCCCGCCGCTGCTGGGCGCCGACACCGACGCGGTGCTCACGGAACTCGCCGGGCTCGACCGCGGCGAGATCGAGGACCTGCGGGCCTCGGGGGTGATCTGA
- a CDS encoding enoyl-CoA hydratase/isomerase family protein encodes MTSGQPADTGEAAADVLLVEDRGPVRVLTLNRPDKLNALNTALTRALSTALTAAEDDREVRAVVLTGAGRGFCSGADLSEFSTLTPDEPDAVLERAALTAHLQTQMQRMGTPVVSAVRGAAVGGGAGLAIGADMAIAGTDLKFGYPELRHSIVPALVMTGLQRHLGRKLAFELISTGRLLSASEAAAHGLVNRVVEPDQVVETALGTAERWAAVESRAIHAAKDLFYRVADLPTEAAMRAGQDVNALMRGFRR; translated from the coding sequence ATGACCAGCGGGCAGCCGGCCGACACGGGCGAAGCGGCCGCCGATGTGCTGCTCGTCGAGGACCGCGGCCCGGTCCGCGTCCTCACCCTCAACCGCCCCGACAAGCTCAACGCGCTGAACACCGCGCTCACCCGGGCCCTGAGCACCGCGCTCACCGCGGCCGAGGACGACCGCGAAGTCCGCGCCGTCGTCCTCACCGGCGCCGGCCGCGGCTTCTGTTCGGGCGCCGACCTGTCGGAGTTCTCCACCCTCACCCCCGACGAGCCGGACGCCGTCCTGGAGCGGGCGGCACTCACCGCGCACCTGCAGACCCAGATGCAGCGGATGGGCACACCGGTCGTCTCCGCGGTGCGCGGCGCCGCGGTGGGCGGTGGCGCCGGGCTCGCCATCGGCGCCGACATGGCCATAGCCGGCACGGACCTGAAGTTCGGCTACCCCGAACTGCGACACTCGATCGTGCCCGCCCTGGTCATGACCGGGCTCCAGCGCCACCTCGGCCGCAAGCTCGCCTTCGAGCTGATCAGCACGGGCCGGCTGCTCTCGGCCTCCGAGGCCGCGGCACACGGCCTGGTGAACCGTGTCGTCGAGCCGGACCAGGTGGTCGAGACCGCACTCGGCACAGCCGAGCGGTGGGCCGCCGTGGAGTCCCGCGCCATCCACGCGGCCAAGGACCTCTTCTACCGCGTCGCCGATCTGCCGACCGAGGCCGCGATGCGGGCCGGCCAGGACGTCAACGCACTGATGCGGGGGTTCCGCCGGTGA
- a CDS encoding hydroxymethylglutaryl-CoA lyase translates to MTDAVTICECFARDGLQHEPTFVPTETKIALLESFADAGFRRIEATGYSHPRWVPAFADASHVLAGVTHRPGVAFKATCPNPRAVERALADLERGAGAQELSLLVSASESHTRKNLRTTREHQWERVTEMVALAGDRFRLIGVVSVAFGCPFEGPVDPGRVAEDVARFVDLGADAVTLGDTTGVATPAAVTGLFARLDRAHPGLPIVAHFHNTRGTAIANAVAALDAGCRHFDSALGGVGGHPSRIGYGAGLTGNVCTEDLVSLFDAMGADTGIDLDALAAASRACEEALGRPLHSMVARAGFARSAAAA, encoded by the coding sequence ATGACCGACGCGGTCACGATCTGCGAATGCTTCGCCCGGGACGGGCTGCAGCACGAACCCACGTTCGTGCCCACCGAAACCAAGATCGCCCTACTGGAGTCATTCGCCGACGCCGGCTTCCGCCGCATCGAAGCGACCGGCTATAGCCATCCGCGGTGGGTTCCCGCCTTCGCCGACGCGAGCCATGTGCTGGCGGGCGTCACCCACCGCCCCGGTGTGGCGTTCAAGGCGACGTGTCCCAACCCGCGGGCCGTCGAGCGCGCCCTGGCCGACCTCGAACGCGGTGCGGGCGCGCAGGAGTTGAGCCTGCTGGTGTCGGCCAGTGAGAGCCACACACGGAAGAACCTGCGCACCACGCGGGAGCACCAGTGGGAACGGGTCACCGAGATGGTCGCGCTCGCCGGCGACCGGTTCCGGCTGATCGGGGTGGTGTCCGTCGCGTTCGGCTGCCCCTTCGAAGGCCCCGTCGACCCGGGTCGGGTCGCCGAGGACGTCGCCCGCTTCGTCGACCTCGGCGCGGATGCCGTCACCCTGGGCGACACCACGGGCGTCGCCACCCCCGCGGCCGTCACCGGCCTCTTCGCCCGGCTGGACCGGGCCCACCCCGGGCTGCCGATCGTCGCCCACTTCCACAACACCCGCGGAACGGCCATCGCCAACGCGGTCGCCGCCCTGGACGCGGGCTGCCGCCACTTCGACAGCGCCCTGGGCGGCGTCGGCGGCCATCCGTCGCGGATCGGCTACGGAGCCGGCCTCACCGGAAACGTCTGCACCGAGGACCTGGTGAGCCTGTTCGACGCGATGGGAGCCGACACCGGCATCGACCTCGACGCGCTCGCCGCCGCGTCCCGGGCTTGCGAGGAGGCCCTGGGCCGGCCCCTGCACAGCATGGTGGCCCGCGCAGGCTTCGCCCGCTCCGCGGCCGCCGCCTGA
- a CDS encoding MarR family winged helix-turn-helix transcriptional regulator encodes MVKREGGGDLVPISELLSYRLSRTSSALSRSAALRYRREFDVSLGEWRTIALIAADPTLTLNRLARRAGLDKAQVSRVVRGLVERGLVGRTEGSGRSRQLALTEAGVTVYRGLIAAANERDATFAEVLSGEEVRVLGRALEKLTDLALSLERRERDQLDDG; translated from the coding sequence ATGGTGAAACGTGAGGGTGGCGGAGACCTGGTGCCGATCTCCGAACTGTTGTCCTATCGGCTGTCGCGCACATCGTCGGCACTGTCGCGCAGCGCGGCCCTGAGGTACCGCCGCGAGTTCGACGTCAGCCTCGGTGAGTGGCGGACGATCGCACTGATCGCGGCCGATCCGACCCTGACCCTCAACCGCCTGGCCCGGCGGGCGGGGTTGGATAAAGCACAGGTGAGCCGGGTGGTGCGGGGGTTGGTGGAGCGGGGTCTGGTCGGCCGCACCGAAGGATCGGGGCGCAGTCGCCAACTGGCTCTCACGGAGGCCGGGGTGACGGTGTACCGGGGTCTGATCGCGGCGGCGAACGAGCGGGACGCGACCTTCGCGGAGGTCCTCTCCGGCGAGGAGGTGCGGGTGCTGGGGCGTGCCCTGGAGAAGCTCACCGATCTCGCGCTGTCCCTGGAACGGCGGGAGCGAGATCAGCTCGACGACGGCTGA